A window of Vibrio ishigakensis contains these coding sequences:
- a CDS encoding amino acid ABC transporter permease yields MKVHQFQPDLPPPANSVGLVGWLRKNLFNSPVNSVLTVILGYLAFTTILSIIDWAFINADWIGTTRNDCTSAGACWVFISVRWEQFMYGFYPEAELWRPRLFYATLAVFIVALMYEKTPKRTWIWLFFVNVYPFIIAALLYGGVFGLEVVETHKWGGLLVTLIIALVGIVVSLPIGVALALGRRSEMPIIRSICTVYIEVWRGVPLITVLFMASVMLPLFLAEGTETDKLIRALIGVVMFSAAYMAEVIRGGLQAIPKGQYEAADALGLTYWKKMRLIILPQALKITIPSIVNTFIGLFKDTSLVLIIGMFDVLGIGQSANTDPEWLGFAIESYVFVALVFWVFCFGMSRYSIWLENKLHTGHKR; encoded by the coding sequence ATGAAAGTACATCAATTTCAGCCCGATCTTCCGCCACCGGCAAACTCGGTGGGTCTGGTAGGTTGGCTTAGAAAGAACCTATTTAATAGCCCGGTTAACTCAGTCTTGACTGTTATCTTGGGTTACCTCGCATTCACAACCATTCTTAGCATCATAGATTGGGCCTTTATCAACGCTGATTGGATTGGGACTACCCGTAACGACTGCACCAGTGCCGGCGCATGTTGGGTCTTCATCAGCGTACGTTGGGAGCAGTTCATGTACGGCTTCTATCCAGAAGCTGAGCTTTGGCGCCCTCGCCTATTCTACGCAACGCTGGCTGTGTTTATCGTCGCACTCATGTACGAGAAAACACCAAAGCGTACATGGATCTGGCTATTCTTCGTAAACGTCTATCCGTTTATCATCGCGGCTCTGCTGTACGGCGGTGTATTTGGTCTGGAAGTGGTTGAGACTCACAAATGGGGCGGTCTACTAGTAACCCTAATTATTGCCCTTGTCGGTATCGTGGTCTCGCTACCTATCGGTGTGGCTCTGGCTCTGGGTCGCCGCTCTGAGATGCCAATCATCCGCAGTATCTGTACCGTCTATATCGAGGTATGGCGTGGCGTTCCTTTGATTACCGTGCTGTTCATGGCATCGGTAATGCTGCCGCTTTTCCTTGCTGAAGGTACTGAGACAGATAAACTTATTCGCGCCCTCATCGGTGTGGTAATGTTTAGTGCAGCTTACATGGCGGAGGTTATCCGTGGCGGTCTGCAAGCAATTCCAAAGGGTCAATATGAAGCGGCGGATGCTCTCGGGCTCACATATTGGAAGAAAATGCGTTTAATCATTCTTCCTCAAGCGCTTAAAATCACCATTCCTTCGATCGTAAACACCTTCATTGGTCTCTTTAAAGATACCAGTCTGGTGCTTATCATAGGTATGTTTGACGTACTGGGCATTGGACAATCAGCAAACACCGACCCTGAGTGGCTTGGTTTTGCTATCGAAAGCTATGTATTTGTCGCGTTAGTGTTCTGGGTATTTTGTTTTGGCATGTCGAGGTATTCGATTTGGCTAGAAAACAAATTGCACACAGGTCACAAACGATAA
- a CDS encoding 3-deoxy-7-phosphoheptulonate synthase, with amino-acid sequence MPLQTDELRTQPLGPLPTPTELSTNHPLTDDVAKHIDESRGQIEKILTGKDKRLLVIVGPCSIHDTDAAIDYAKRLVSVQKKYKDQLFIVMRTYFEKPRTIIGWKGLITDPNLDGSYALEAGLNKARKLLLDINKLGLPTATEFLDMITGQYITDLISWGAIGARTTESQIHREMASALSCPVGFKNGTNGSVKIAIDAVRASKASHYFYSPDKNGRMTVYRTSGNPYGHVILRGGDTGPNYDAQSVEKACKSLGEVGLPERLIVDFSHANCQKQHRRQLDVAKDIAGQIKSGSQYVAGIMAESFIEEGNQPMDDLTALEYGKSITDPCLSWEHTVEMLDILSDAVKTQQ; translated from the coding sequence ATGCCACTACAAACTGATGAGTTGCGTACCCAACCACTAGGTCCGCTACCGACTCCAACCGAGCTATCAACTAATCATCCTCTTACCGATGACGTAGCAAAACACATTGACGAATCACGCGGTCAGATTGAAAAAATCCTAACCGGTAAAGATAAGCGCCTTCTTGTTATCGTTGGTCCTTGTTCAATCCACGATACCGATGCGGCTATCGACTACGCTAAGCGTCTTGTTTCGGTACAAAAGAAATACAAAGACCAACTGTTTATCGTGATGCGCACCTACTTTGAAAAGCCGCGCACTATTATCGGTTGGAAAGGTCTGATTACTGACCCTAACCTAGACGGTTCTTACGCACTAGAAGCTGGCCTAAACAAGGCACGTAAACTGCTTCTTGATATCAATAAGCTAGGTCTGCCTACCGCAACCGAGTTCCTTGATATGATCACAGGTCAGTACATCACAGACCTTATCTCTTGGGGTGCTATCGGCGCACGTACCACTGAGTCTCAGATCCACCGCGAGATGGCCTCAGCTCTTTCTTGCCCAGTGGGTTTCAAGAACGGTACTAACGGCAGCGTTAAGATTGCTATTGACGCAGTGCGCGCTTCAAAAGCATCACACTACTTCTACTCTCCAGACAAAAACGGCCGCATGACGGTATACCGCACATCAGGTAATCCATACGGTCACGTCATTCTGCGTGGTGGTGATACTGGTCCTAACTATGATGCGCAATCTGTTGAGAAAGCGTGTAAATCTCTTGGTGAAGTAGGTTTGCCAGAGCGTCTTATCGTAGACTTCAGCCACGCAAACTGTCAGAAACAGCACCGTCGTCAACTAGACGTTGCTAAAGACATCGCAGGCCAAATCAAATCTGGTAGCCAATACGTTGCGGGCATCATGGCTGAGAGCTTCATCGAAGAGGGCAACCAGCCAATGGATGACCTAACAGCTCTAGAATATGGTAAATCCATCACAGATCCGTGTCTAAGTTGGGAGCACACAGTAGAAATGCTTGATATCCTATCTGACGCTGTAAAAACACAACAATAA
- the yccX gene encoding acylphosphatase, which yields MSYCCKFRVTGIVQMVGFRYHTAHEGNKLGLTGYAKNLNDGSVEIVACGTEAQVEQLGEWLKQGPRTASVNTWESEPMQFTHYSDFRIL from the coding sequence ATGAGTTATTGTTGTAAATTCAGGGTCACAGGTATAGTGCAGATGGTTGGGTTTCGCTATCACACGGCCCATGAGGGGAATAAGTTGGGGTTAACGGGTTATGCCAAAAACTTGAATGATGGCAGTGTCGAAATTGTGGCTTGTGGAACCGAGGCTCAAGTAGAGCAACTTGGAGAGTGGCTGAAACAGGGACCAAGGACTGCATCAGTAAACACTTGGGAGAGTGAGCCGATGCAGTTTACACACTATTCAGATTTTAGGATCTTATAA
- a CDS encoding amino acid ABC transporter permease — MNPTKVSKDEGQGASRKTNLLYNPTFRAVAFQIIAVLALVWFFYTIVNNALGNLEARGIATGFDFLSKEAGFGIGLHLVAYDETYSYGRTFIVGLLNTALVSVLGIFFATILGFVMGIARLSSNWLVSRLAAVYIEVFRNIPLLLQIFFWYFAVLQALPSPRQSLSLGEAIFLNVRGLYFPAPVFEAGSGFVIAAFVVGIVTTIFISIWARNKQRLTGQQTPMGRIALGLVLGLPLVVYFLAGMPISAEMPELKGFNFRGGVSIIPELAALTLALSIYTASFIAEIVRSGINAVSHGQTEAAMSLGLPRSRTLRLVVIPQALRIIIPPLTSQYLNLTKNSSLAMAIGYPDLVSVFAGTTLNQTGQAIEIIAMTMAVYLTLSLLTSLIMNIYNRKVALVER, encoded by the coding sequence ATGAATCCAACCAAGGTTTCCAAAGACGAAGGCCAAGGTGCCTCTCGCAAAACCAACCTCCTCTACAACCCTACCTTCCGCGCTGTTGCCTTCCAAATCATTGCCGTTCTGGCTCTTGTATGGTTTTTCTACACCATAGTAAACAATGCCCTAGGAAACCTAGAGGCACGTGGTATCGCAACAGGTTTTGATTTTCTATCAAAAGAAGCTGGGTTTGGTATTGGCCTCCATCTTGTTGCCTACGATGAGACCTATAGTTATGGTCGCACCTTTATAGTAGGCCTTTTGAATACCGCACTGGTTTCTGTGCTTGGTATTTTCTTTGCAACGATTTTGGGCTTTGTTATGGGTATTGCCCGACTTTCTAGCAACTGGCTAGTGAGTCGTTTGGCGGCTGTCTATATTGAAGTATTCCGAAATATTCCTCTGCTCTTGCAGATCTTCTTCTGGTACTTTGCGGTACTTCAAGCCCTACCTTCGCCTCGCCAAAGCTTGAGCTTAGGTGAAGCCATCTTCTTGAACGTGCGCGGCCTTTATTTCCCTGCACCTGTGTTTGAAGCGGGAAGCGGCTTTGTAATCGCAGCCTTTGTTGTCGGTATTGTTACCACTATCTTTATCAGCATCTGGGCACGCAACAAGCAGCGCCTCACCGGTCAGCAAACCCCTATGGGACGTATTGCACTGGGTTTGGTCTTAGGTCTTCCGCTTGTGGTTTACTTCCTTGCAGGTATGCCAATCTCAGCAGAGATGCCTGAGCTTAAAGGCTTTAACTTCCGTGGTGGTGTCAGCATCATCCCAGAACTCGCAGCTCTGACTCTAGCGCTAAGTATCTACACAGCATCGTTCATCGCTGAGATCGTACGCTCCGGTATCAACGCTGTTAGCCATGGCCAAACAGAAGCGGCGATGTCTTTAGGTCTGCCTCGCAGTCGTACCCTGCGCCTTGTGGTTATTCCACAAGCACTGCGTATCATCATTCCGCCACTGACCAGTCAGTATCTAAACCTGACCAAGAACTCCTCTCTTGCGATGGCGATTGGTTATCCAGACTTGGTATCGGTGTTCGCAGGAACCACCCTAAACCAGACGGGTCAGGCTATCGAGATCATCGCGATGACAATGGCGGTATACCTCACATTGAGCTTGTTGACCTCACTGATTATGAACATCTACAACCGCAAGGTTGCTCTGGTAGAAAGATAA
- a CDS encoding precorrin-2 dehydrogenase/sirohydrochlorin ferrochelatase family protein translates to MRYFPLFYDLNHKPVLVVGGGEVACRKVESLLKAGALVTVVSPSLDSFLEQQYEEGGITWIKGFYQSELIDDFVQIWATTDNPDLNHRVHHDAKRAGIMVNVVDDTPYCDFITPSMINRGKIQIAFSSGGGSPVLIRNLRKTFEAVLPQNLSLQAEFAASKRDDIKQKLPNVRNRRLFWEAFFDKSEVIQASSSAELESCYQTLITEQDFEPSYAVTWVETGEDFELLSLKALRLMQSAEMVLHHHGIAPVFIDGVRRDAERASWQTLAELKPLLDAEKQKLSSVVVLLPRLTQALQTELELGFGEITLLKSL, encoded by the coding sequence ATGCGATATTTTCCTCTGTTTTATGATCTCAATCACAAACCTGTTTTGGTCGTTGGAGGGGGTGAGGTTGCCTGCCGTAAGGTTGAAAGTTTGTTAAAGGCTGGGGCTCTAGTGACAGTCGTATCACCGAGCTTGGATAGTTTTCTAGAGCAGCAGTATGAAGAAGGTGGAATTACTTGGATTAAGGGTTTTTATCAGAGCGAACTTATCGATGATTTTGTGCAGATCTGGGCTACTACAGATAATCCAGATTTGAATCACAGGGTCCACCATGATGCGAAGCGGGCGGGGATCATGGTCAACGTGGTTGATGACACCCCTTATTGTGATTTCATTACGCCCTCCATGATCAATCGAGGCAAGATACAGATCGCCTTCTCAAGTGGCGGCGGATCTCCCGTACTTATTCGTAATCTAAGAAAAACCTTCGAAGCAGTGTTACCGCAGAACTTATCTCTACAAGCAGAGTTTGCCGCCAGTAAAAGAGATGACATCAAACAGAAGTTGCCCAACGTGCGCAATCGCCGACTGTTCTGGGAAGCCTTTTTCGATAAGAGTGAGGTGATACAAGCGAGCAGTAGTGCAGAGCTCGAGTCTTGCTATCAAACCCTTATCACAGAGCAAGACTTTGAGCCTAGTTACGCGGTAACTTGGGTCGAGACAGGAGAGGATTTCGAGCTTCTCAGCCTGAAGGCTTTGAGGTTAATGCAAAGCGCCGAGATGGTATTGCATCATCACGGTATAGCGCCAGTGTTTATCGATGGGGTAAGGCGAGATGCAGAAAGGGCATCTTGGCAGACGCTAGCGGAATTAAAGCCGCTATTAGATGCAGAGAAACAGAAACTAAGCTCTGTAGTGGTATTGCTACCTCGTTTAACTCAAGCACTGCAGACTGAGCTTGAATTAGGCTTTGGCGAGATAACGCTTTTGAAAAGCCTGTAA
- a CDS encoding Bax inhibitor-1 family protein has translation MNSPMVSRTRSQESVLQTNKVLRNTYFLLSLTLLWSAVVAAFSMAMNLPRPGLILMLVGFYGLLFLTEKNRNNSMGLVFTFLFTGFLGYTTGPILNMYIGAGMGDAIVTALGGTALAFMGASAYALTTKRDLSFLGGVLMAGFVVLLIGMVANIFLQMPMLHLAMSSMFILFSTGVILLTTQQIVRGGETNYISATVSLYVSIYNLFISLLSILGIMNND, from the coding sequence ATGAACAGTCCAATGGTTTCTCGTACTCGCTCTCAAGAGAGTGTATTACAAACAAATAAGGTGCTTCGTAACACCTACTTCTTGTTATCTCTAACCCTGCTTTGGTCTGCTGTTGTTGCCGCTTTCTCAATGGCAATGAATCTGCCACGTCCAGGTCTAATTCTTATGCTAGTTGGCTTCTATGGCCTGCTATTCCTAACTGAAAAGAACCGTAACAACAGCATGGGTCTGGTGTTTACCTTCTTGTTCACTGGCTTCTTAGGCTACACCACAGGCCCTATCCTAAACATGTACATTGGCGCGGGTATGGGCGATGCCATCGTTACTGCTCTTGGCGGTACAGCGCTAGCCTTCATGGGTGCGTCAGCTTACGCTCTTACTACTAAGCGTGATCTGTCTTTCCTAGGCGGTGTGCTAATGGCTGGTTTCGTGGTTCTGCTAATCGGTATGGTTGCAAACATCTTCCTACAGATGCCAATGCTTCACCTAGCAATGAGCAGCATGTTCATCCTGTTCTCAACAGGTGTAATCCTACTAACGACTCAACAGATCGTTCGTGGTGGTGAAACTAACTACATCTCAGCAACAGTGAGCCTGTACGTTTCTATCTACAACCTGTTCATCAGCCTACTAAGCATCTTGGGTATCATGAACAACGACTAA
- a CDS encoding amino acid ABC transporter ATP-binding protein: MTQQQDYMIQLKDMNKWYGEFHVLKNINLEVKKGEKIVICGPSGSGKSTMIRCINRLEEHQQGQIIVQGTELTEDLKNIEAVRKEVGMCFQHFNLFPHLTVLENCTLAPIWVKKMPKEEAEAVAMKYLERVKIPDQAEKYPGQLSGGQQQRVAIARSLCMNPQVMLFDEPTSALDPEMVREVLDVMVELAEEGMTMLCVTHEMGFAKEVADRVIFMDAGEIIEENNPVDFFENPQSDRTQNFLAQILHH, encoded by the coding sequence ATGACGCAACAACAAGACTACATGATCCAGCTGAAGGACATGAACAAATGGTACGGTGAGTTCCACGTACTAAAGAACATTAACCTTGAGGTTAAGAAAGGCGAAAAGATCGTTATCTGCGGCCCATCAGGTTCGGGTAAGTCGACCATGATTCGCTGCATCAACCGCCTTGAAGAACATCAGCAAGGTCAAATCATAGTGCAAGGCACAGAATTGACCGAAGACCTTAAGAACATCGAAGCGGTGCGTAAAGAAGTGGGTATGTGTTTCCAGCACTTTAACCTCTTCCCTCACCTAACGGTTCTAGAAAACTGTACCCTAGCGCCTATCTGGGTTAAGAAGATGCCTAAAGAGGAAGCTGAAGCGGTAGCGATGAAATATCTAGAGCGCGTTAAGATCCCAGACCAAGCTGAAAAGTATCCTGGACAGCTTTCCGGTGGTCAACAACAGCGTGTAGCGATTGCTCGTTCTCTATGTATGAACCCTCAAGTAATGCTGTTTGATGAACCAACCTCAGCGCTCGACCCAGAGATGGTACGTGAGGTACTGGACGTTATGGTTGAGCTTGCTGAAGAAGGCATGACCATGCTGTGTGTAACGCACGAAATGGGCTTTGCAAAAGAGGTGGCCGATCGGGTTATCTTCATGGATGCTGGTGAAATTATTGAAGAGAACAATCCGGTGGATTTCTTCGAGAACCCACAATCGGATCGTACTCAGAACTTCCTTGCACAGATCCTTCACCACTAA
- a CDS encoding amino acid ABC transporter substrate-binding protein, giving the protein MAKKLTILASVVAASTAVMASSASAADSTLDKVLAAGSLTCGVSTGLPGFSNPNSKGEWEGIDVEYCQALAAAVLGDKTKVKYVPLTAKERFTALQSGEIDVLSRNTTWTQHRDTALGLNFVGVNYYDGQGFMVKKDLGVKSATELDGAAVCVQSGTTTELNLADYFRASGMSYKPVVFDTAAQTSAGFDAGRCDVLTTDQSGLYALRLNLKDPTSAVVLPEIISKEPLGPVVRQGDDKWFNVAKWTLNAMVNAEEYGITSKNADQMLKSTDPNVKRILGVDGPKGTALGLKDDWGYQIIKQVGNYGESFERTVGTGSPLQINRGVNALWNAGGFMYAPPMR; this is encoded by the coding sequence ATGGCAAAAAAACTCACCATTCTAGCTTCAGTAGTAGCGGCATCAACTGCTGTCATGGCAAGTTCAGCATCAGCAGCTGACAGCACGTTGGACAAAGTCTTAGCCGCTGGCTCACTAACCTGTGGTGTGAGCACCGGCCTTCCTGGCTTCTCGAACCCTAACTCAAAGGGTGAATGGGAAGGTATTGATGTTGAGTACTGTCAAGCTCTGGCAGCAGCAGTACTGGGCGACAAAACCAAAGTTAAATATGTTCCACTAACTGCAAAAGAGCGTTTCACCGCACTTCAATCGGGTGAAATCGACGTTTTATCTCGTAACACAACTTGGACTCAGCACCGCGATACCGCTCTTGGTTTGAACTTCGTTGGTGTTAACTATTATGATGGTCAGGGTTTCATGGTTAAGAAAGACCTTGGCGTTAAGAGTGCAACTGAACTAGACGGCGCAGCGGTTTGTGTTCAATCTGGTACAACAACCGAGCTTAACCTTGCGGACTACTTCCGTGCATCAGGTATGAGCTACAAGCCAGTAGTATTCGATACAGCAGCACAAACCTCAGCGGGTTTCGATGCAGGTCGCTGTGACGTACTAACTACTGACCAATCTGGCCTTTACGCACTGCGTCTAAACCTTAAAGATCCAACTTCTGCAGTGGTACTTCCAGAAATCATCTCTAAAGAGCCTCTAGGCCCTGTTGTTCGTCAAGGCGATGACAAGTGGTTTAACGTGGCTAAGTGGACACTAAACGCGATGGTTAACGCAGAAGAGTACGGCATCACATCGAAAAATGCTGATCAGATGCTGAAATCTACCGATCCAAACGTGAAGCGTATCCTAGGTGTTGATGGTCCTAAAGGTACGGCTCTTGGTCTGAAAGACGACTGGGGCTATCAGATCATCAAACAAGTAGGTAACTACGGTGAGAGCTTTGAGCGTACCGTTGGTACAGGTTCTCCACTTCAGATCAACCGTGGTGTGAATGCACTATGGAACGCTGGCGGCTTCATGTACGCGCCACCAATGCGTTAA
- a CDS encoding TusE/DsrC/DsvC family sulfur relay protein translates to MFEYQGKQIETDAEGYLLNYQEWEEGMISVLAEEEGIELTEAHLEVVHFVRNFYLEFNTSPAVRMLVKAMEKAHGPEKGNSKYLFKLFKQGPAKQATKLAGLPKPAKCL, encoded by the coding sequence ATGTTTGAGTATCAAGGCAAACAAATTGAAACCGACGCCGAAGGCTATCTACTGAATTACCAAGAGTGGGAAGAAGGTATGATTTCGGTACTAGCTGAAGAAGAAGGCATTGAGCTAACCGAAGCGCACCTAGAGGTTGTCCACTTTGTTCGAAACTTCTACCTAGAGTTCAACACCTCTCCTGCCGTGCGAATGTTGGTTAAAGCAATGGAAAAAGCGCACGGTCCAGAGAAAGGCAACAGCAAGTATCTATTCAAGCTGTTCAAACAAGGCCCAGCTAAACAAGCGACTAAGCTTGCAGGCCTGCCAAAGCCAGCTAAGTGCTTATAA
- a CDS encoding YajQ family cyclic di-GMP-binding protein — protein sequence MPSFDIVSEIEIVDVRHAVENANRELATRFDFRGVEASFEFKDDQVKLAAQAEFQLKQMRDILRGNLTKRGVDVNSMESQKEDASGKNWYQTVLFKQGIDKDMAKKIVKLVKDSKIKVQASIQGDKVRITGKKRDDLQATMALVKNGELGQPFQFENFRD from the coding sequence ATGCCTTCATTTGACATCGTTTCAGAGATTGAAATCGTTGACGTTCGTCATGCGGTAGAGAACGCAAACCGCGAACTCGCAACCCGCTTTGATTTTCGTGGCGTTGAAGCGAGCTTTGAGTTTAAAGACGATCAAGTAAAGCTTGCGGCACAAGCTGAATTCCAGTTAAAGCAGATGCGTGACATCCTACGTGGCAACCTAACTAAGCGTGGCGTTGATGTGAATAGCATGGAATCTCAAAAAGAAGACGCGTCAGGTAAGAACTGGTATCAAACCGTGCTATTCAAGCAAGGCATTGATAAGGATATGGCTAAGAAGATCGTTAAACTGGTTAAAGACAGTAAGATCAAGGTTCAAGCGAGTATCCAAGGTGACAAGGTTCGTATCACAGGTAAGAAACGTGATGACCTACAAGCGACTATGGCGCTTGTGAAGAACGGCGAGCTTGGCCAACCGTTCCAGTTTGAAAACTTCCGCGACTAA